One genomic region from Stutzerimonas decontaminans encodes:
- the rplX gene encoding 50S ribosomal protein L24: MQKIRRNDEIIVIAGKDKGKRGKVLKVLADDRLVVGGINLVKRHTKPNPMSGVQGGIVEKEAPLHVSNVAIFNGETNKADRVGFKVEEGKKIRVFKSTQKPVDA; this comes from the coding sequence ATGCAAAAGATTCGTCGCAACGACGAGATCATCGTCATCGCCGGCAAAGACAAGGGCAAGCGCGGTAAGGTGCTCAAGGTTCTCGCGGACGACCGTCTGGTCGTTGGCGGGATCAACCTGGTAAAGCGCCATACCAAGCCGAACCCGATGTCCGGCGTTCAGGGCGGTATCGTCGAGAAGGAGGCGCCTTTGCACGTCTCTAACGTCGCCATTTTCAACGGTGAAACCAACAAGGCAGACCGCGTTGGCTTCAAGGTTGAAGAAGGCAAGAAAATTCGTGTCTTCAAGTCGACCCAGAAGCCGGTTGACGCTTGA
- the rplN gene encoding 50S ribosomal protein L14, producing the protein MIQTQSMLDVADNSGARRVMCIKVLGGSHRRYAGIGDIIKVTVKEAIPRGKVKKGQVMTAVVVRTRHGVRRPDGSIIRFDGNAAVLLNNKQEPIGTRIFGPVTRELRTEKFMKIVSLAPEVL; encoded by the coding sequence ATGATTCAGACTCAATCCATGCTCGATGTGGCTGATAACAGTGGCGCTCGTCGCGTCATGTGTATCAAGGTGCTCGGCGGTTCCCACCGCCGTTACGCCGGCATCGGCGACATTATCAAGGTAACCGTCAAGGAAGCGATTCCTCGTGGCAAGGTCAAGAAAGGCCAGGTGATGACCGCTGTTGTGGTTCGCACCCGTCACGGCGTTCGTCGTCCCGATGGCTCCATCATTCGCTTCGATGGCAATGCTGCTGTTCTGCTGAACAACAAGCAGGAGCCTATCGGCACCCGTATCTTTGGGCCAGTGACGCGTGAACTTCGTACCGAGAAGTTCATGAAGATCGTCTCGCTCGCCCCTGAAGTGCTGTAA
- the rpsQ gene encoding 30S ribosomal protein S17, translated as MAEAQKTVRTLTGRVVSDKMDKTITVLIERRVKHPIYGKYVKRSTKLHAHDETNQCRIGDKVTIRETRPLAKTKSWMLVDVVERAVEV; from the coding sequence ATGGCTGAAGCTCAGAAAACCGTCCGCACGCTGACCGGTCGTGTCGTCAGCGACAAGATGGACAAGACCATCACCGTTCTGATCGAGCGTCGCGTAAAGCACCCGATCTACGGTAAATACGTGAAGCGTTCGACCAAACTGCACGCCCACGACGAAACCAACCAGTGCCGTATCGGCGACAAGGTCACCATCCGCGAGACTCGTCCGCTGGCAAAGACCAAGTCCTGGATGCTGGTTGACGTCGTTGAACGCGCCGTCGAAGTCTAA
- the rpmC gene encoding 50S ribosomal protein L29, giving the protein MKANELREKSVEQLNEQLLELLRDQFNLRMQKATGQLGQSHLLSQVKRDIARVKTVLNQQAGK; this is encoded by the coding sequence ATGAAAGCGAATGAACTTCGTGAAAAATCCGTTGAGCAGCTGAACGAGCAACTGCTCGAGCTGCTGCGGGACCAGTTCAATCTGCGTATGCAGAAAGCGACTGGCCAGTTGGGGCAGTCTCACCTGCTCTCGCAAGTCAAGCGCGACATCGCTCGTGTCAAGACTGTGCTCAACCAGCAGGCAGGTAAGTGA
- the rplP gene encoding 50S ribosomal protein L16, producing the protein MLQPKRTKFRKQMTGHNRGLAQRGSKVSFGEFALKSVSRGRLTARQIEAARRALTRHVKRGGKIWIRVFPDKPVTKKPLEVRMGKGKGSVEYWVAQIQPGKVLYEIEGVSEELAREAFALAAAKLPLATSFVKRTVM; encoded by the coding sequence ATGTTGCAACCCAAGCGTACAAAATTCCGCAAGCAGATGACCGGTCACAACCGTGGTCTGGCTCAGCGCGGTAGTAAGGTCAGCTTCGGCGAGTTCGCGCTGAAGTCTGTTTCCCGTGGTCGTCTGACCGCGCGTCAGATCGAGGCTGCACGTCGTGCGCTGACCCGTCACGTTAAGCGTGGCGGCAAGATCTGGATCCGCGTGTTCCCCGACAAGCCTGTAACCAAGAAGCCTCTGGAAGTCCGGATGGGTAAAGGTAAGGGTAGCGTCGAGTACTGGGTAGCCCAGATTCAACCGGGCAAGGTGCTCTACGAGATCGAGGGTGTTTCCGAAGAGCTGGCGCGTGAGGCTTTCGCCCTGGCCGCTGCAAAGCTGCCGCTCGCCACCTCCTTTGTTAAGCGGACGGTGATGTGA
- the rpsC gene encoding 30S ribosomal protein S3 produces the protein MGQKVHPTGIRLGIVKEHTSVWYADGRTYADYLLADLNVREYLQDKLKSASVSRIDIHRPAQTARITIHTARPGIVIGKKGEDVEKLRQDLTKQMGVPVHINIEEIRKPELDAMLVAQSVAQQLERRVMFRRAMKRAVQNAMRIGAKGIKIQVSGRLGGAEIARTEWYREGRVPLHTLRADIDYNTYEAHTTYGVIGVKVWIFKGEVIGGRHEELKPQAPAPRKKAAK, from the coding sequence ATGGGTCAGAAAGTACATCCCACTGGCATTCGCCTGGGAATCGTCAAGGAGCACACCTCCGTCTGGTACGCAGACGGCCGTACGTATGCAGACTATCTGCTTGCAGATCTGAACGTGCGTGAGTACCTCCAAGACAAACTAAAAAGCGCGTCCGTAAGCCGTATCGATATCCATCGCCCGGCTCAAACCGCACGCATCACCATCCACACCGCTCGTCCCGGCATCGTGATCGGCAAGAAGGGTGAGGATGTTGAGAAGCTGCGTCAGGACCTGACCAAGCAAATGGGTGTGCCGGTGCACATCAATATCGAAGAGATCCGCAAGCCGGAGCTCGACGCAATGCTGGTTGCACAGAGCGTAGCTCAGCAGCTGGAGCGCCGCGTAATGTTCCGTCGTGCCATGAAGCGCGCCGTGCAGAACGCCATGCGTATTGGTGCCAAGGGCATCAAGATCCAGGTCAGTGGTCGTCTGGGTGGGGCTGAAATTGCCCGTACCGAGTGGTATCGCGAAGGTCGTGTGCCTCTGCACACCCTGCGTGCCGATATCGATTACAACACTTACGAAGCACACACCACTTACGGTGTGATCGGCGTGAAGGTGTGGATCTTCAAAGGCGAAGTGATTGGTGGTCGCCATGAAGAGCTCAAGCCTCAAGCGCCTGCGCCTCGTAAAAAAGCTGCTAAGTAA
- the rplV gene encoding 50S ribosomal protein L22 produces the protein MEVAAKLSGARISAQKARLVADQIRGKKVGEALNLLAFSSKKAAEIMKKVLESAVANAEHNEGADVDDLKVSTVFVNEGRSLKRIMPRAKGRADRIVKRSCHITVKVADK, from the coding sequence ATGGAAGTAGCCGCTAAGTTGTCGGGCGCTCGCATCTCCGCCCAGAAAGCCCGCCTGGTCGCCGACCAGATCCGCGGGAAGAAGGTGGGCGAAGCGCTCAACCTCCTGGCTTTCAGTAGCAAGAAAGCCGCCGAGATCATGAAAAAAGTGCTGGAGTCGGCCGTTGCCAACGCCGAGCACAACGAAGGCGCTGATGTGGATGACCTGAAGGTCTCCACTGTCTTCGTCAACGAGGGGCGTTCGCTTAAGCGCATCATGCCGCGTGCCAAAGGCCGCGCTGATCGCATCGTCAAGCGGTCTTGCCATATCACTGTCAAGGTTGCGGACAAGTAA
- the rpsS gene encoding 30S ribosomal protein S19 — translation MPRSLKKGPFIDLHLLKKVEAAVEKNDRKPVKTWSRRSMILPQMVGLTIAVHNGRQHVPVLVSEDMVGHKLGEFAATRTYRGHVADKKGKR, via the coding sequence GTGCCGCGTTCTCTGAAAAAAGGTCCTTTTATCGATCTTCACCTATTGAAGAAGGTCGAAGCGGCGGTGGAAAAGAACGATCGTAAGCCGGTTAAAACCTGGTCGCGTCGTTCGATGATCCTGCCGCAAATGGTCGGTCTGACCATCGCTGTACATAACGGTCGTCAACATGTACCGGTCCTCGTGTCCGAAGACATGGTCGGCCACAAACTCGGCGAGTTCGCTGCTACCCGCACCTATCGCGGGCATGTGGCGGACAAGAAAGGCAAGCGCTAA
- the rplB gene encoding 50S ribosomal protein L2, translating into MAIVKCKPTSAGRRFVVKVVNQELHKGAPYAPLLEKKSKTGGRNNNGRITTRHIGGGHKQHYRLVDFRRNKDGIPAIVERIEYDPNRTAHIALLKYADGERRYIIAPKGVSAGDQLVSGINAPIKAGNSLPLRNIPLGSTVHGVELKPGKGAQIARSAGASAQLVAREGSYVTLRLRSGEMRKVLAECRATLGEVSNSEHSLRSLGKAGAKRWKGIRPTVRGVAMNPVDHPHGGGEGRTSGGRHPVSPWGFPTKGAKTRTNKRTDNMIVRRRK; encoded by the coding sequence ATGGCAATCGTTAAATGCAAACCGACTTCCGCGGGCCGCCGTTTTGTGGTCAAGGTGGTCAATCAGGAGCTGCACAAAGGCGCTCCTTACGCACCGCTGCTCGAGAAGAAGTCGAAGACTGGCGGCCGTAACAACAACGGTCGTATCACCACTCGTCACATCGGCGGTGGTCACAAGCAGCATTACCGTCTGGTCGATTTTCGTCGCAACAAGGATGGCATTCCTGCCATCGTCGAGCGTATCGAATACGACCCGAACCGTACTGCACACATTGCGCTGCTGAAGTATGCCGACGGCGAGCGTCGCTACATCATCGCGCCGAAGGGCGTGAGCGCTGGTGATCAGCTGGTCTCGGGCATTAACGCTCCGATCAAGGCTGGCAACAGCCTGCCACTGCGTAACATCCCGTTGGGTTCTACCGTTCACGGTGTCGAGCTCAAGCCGGGTAAGGGTGCTCAGATCGCTCGCTCCGCTGGTGCTTCGGCTCAGCTGGTTGCTCGCGAGGGTTCCTACGTGACGCTGCGTCTGCGCTCCGGCGAGATGCGCAAAGTGCTGGCCGAGTGCCGTGCGACTCTGGGCGAAGTCTCGAACTCCGAGCACAGCCTGCGTTCGCTGGGCAAAGCTGGTGCCAAGCGCTGGAAGGGCATTCGTCCTACCGTTCGTGGTGTCGCGATGAACCCGGTCGATCACCCGCACGGTGGTGGTGAAGGTCGTACCTCCGGTGGTCGTCATCCGGTGTCGCCATGGGGCTTCCCGACTAAGGGCGCGAAGACCCGCACTAACAAGCGCACCGATAACATGATTGTCCGTCGTCGCAAGTAA
- the rplW gene encoding 50S ribosomal protein L23 → MNQERVFKVLLGPHVSEKATVLADSKKQFVFKVATDATKLEIKKAVESLFDVKVAAVNTLNVQGKTKRTARGLGKRNDWKKAYIALQPGQDLDFSGSAE, encoded by the coding sequence ATGAACCAGGAACGCGTATTCAAAGTCCTGCTTGGTCCGCACGTCTCTGAGAAGGCTACCGTGCTGGCTGACAGCAAGAAGCAATTCGTTTTCAAGGTTGCGACCGACGCAACCAAGCTGGAAATCAAGAAGGCTGTTGAAAGCCTGTTCGACGTGAAGGTTGCCGCCGTCAACACCCTGAATGTTCAGGGCAAGACCAAGCGCACCGCTCGCGGTCTGGGCAAGCGCAACGACTGGAAGAAGGCGTACATCGCGCTTCAGCCAGGCCAGGATCTCGATTTCTCCGGCAGTGCTGAGTAA
- the rplD gene encoding 50S ribosomal protein L4, whose amino-acid sequence MQLNVNGAQAIEVSDRTFGGDYNETLVHQAVVAYMAGGRQGSKQQKTRSDVSGGGKRPWRQKGTGRARAGTSRGPIWRGGGVTFAARPQNHEQKLNKKMYRAAMRSILAELVRSERLVVVEDFAVAAPKTKELASKLNGMGLNDVLIVSDAVDQNLYLAARNLPHVDVRDVQGSDPVSLIAYDKVLITVSAVKKFEELLG is encoded by the coding sequence ATGCAATTGAATGTAAATGGCGCACAGGCCATCGAAGTCTCCGATCGCACCTTTGGTGGCGATTACAACGAGACGCTGGTGCACCAGGCAGTCGTCGCCTACATGGCTGGCGGTCGTCAGGGTAGCAAGCAGCAGAAGACCCGTTCCGATGTGTCCGGTGGTGGCAAGCGTCCATGGCGCCAGAAGGGCACCGGTCGTGCTCGTGCTGGTACCAGTCGTGGTCCGATCTGGCGTGGCGGTGGCGTAACTTTCGCAGCTCGTCCGCAGAATCATGAGCAGAAGCTGAACAAGAAAATGTACCGCGCAGCAATGCGCTCCATTCTTGCTGAGCTGGTTCGCTCCGAGCGTCTGGTTGTCGTAGAGGATTTTGCTGTCGCTGCCCCGAAAACCAAGGAGCTCGCTAGCAAGCTCAATGGTATGGGTCTAAATGACGTGCTGATCGTTTCCGATGCTGTCGATCAGAATCTGTACCTGGCTGCACGTAACCTGCCGCACGTTGACGTGCGTGACGTCCAGGGTTCCGATCCGGTCAGCCTGATCGCCTATGACAAGGTGTTGATCACCGTGTCGGCTGTGAAGAAATTCGAGGAGCTGCTGGGATGA
- the rplC gene encoding 50S ribosomal protein L3, whose protein sequence is MTIGVVGRKCGMTRVFTEDGVSIPVTVIEIEPNRVTQFKNEESDGYRAVQVTVGERRASRVTKAQAGHFAKANVAAGRGVWEFRLDGEEFQVGDQINAEIFQAGQMVDVTGQSKGKGFAGTIKRWNFRGQDNTHGNSVSHRVPGSIGQCQTPGRVFKGKKMSGHMGAERVTVQSLEIVRVDAERNLLLVKGAVPGATGGDVLVRPAAKARG, encoded by the coding sequence ATGACTATTGGTGTAGTCGGTCGCAAATGCGGTATGACCCGCGTTTTCACCGAGGATGGTGTCTCTATTCCGGTTACGGTCATCGAGATCGAGCCGAATCGCGTCACTCAGTTCAAGAATGAAGAGAGCGATGGCTATCGTGCAGTGCAGGTCACTGTCGGTGAGCGTCGCGCGTCCCGTGTTACCAAGGCTCAGGCCGGTCACTTCGCGAAGGCGAATGTTGCTGCAGGTCGTGGCGTCTGGGAATTCCGCCTTGATGGCGAGGAGTTCCAGGTTGGTGACCAGATCAATGCCGAGATTTTCCAGGCTGGACAGATGGTGGATGTCACCGGTCAGTCCAAGGGTAAAGGCTTTGCCGGTACCATCAAGCGCTGGAACTTCCGTGGTCAGGACAATACCCACGGTAACTCCGTATCCCACCGCGTCCCGGGCTCTATCGGTCAGTGCCAGACTCCAGGTCGTGTATTCAAGGGCAAGAAGATGTCCGGGCACATGGGCGCCGAGCGCGTAACCGTGCAGTCTCTGGAAATCGTGCGTGTCGACGCTGAGCGGAACCTGCTGTTGGTAAAGGGCGCAGTGCCCGGCGCCACTGGCGGTGACGTGCTCGTGCGTCCGGCCGCCAAGGCTCGCGGTTAA
- the rpsJ gene encoding 30S ribosomal protein S10, whose protein sequence is MQNQQIRIRLKAFDHRLIDQSTQEIVETAKRTGAQVRGPIPLPTRKERFTVLVSPHVNKDARDQYEIRTHKRVLDIVQPTDKTVDALMKLDLAAGVEVQISLG, encoded by the coding sequence ATGCAAAACCAACAAATCCGTATTCGGTTGAAGGCTTTTGACCATCGCCTGATCGATCAATCAACCCAGGAAATCGTGGAAACCGCGAAACGTACTGGTGCTCAGGTGCGTGGTCCGATTCCGCTGCCAACCCGCAAAGAGCGGTTCACTGTGCTGGTTTCTCCGCACGTCAACAAAGACGCGCGCGATCAGTATGAAATTCGAACCCATAAGCGTGTGCTGGATATTGTCCAGCCGACCGACAAAACTGTCGATGCGCTGATGAAGCTCGATCTTGCGGCTGGTGTGGAAGTGCAGATCAGCCTCGGCTAA